From the genome of Cellvibrio japonicus Ueda107, one region includes:
- a CDS encoding fibronectin type III domain-containing protein, producing MKISIIFALMLSVLMVGCGGSGSSLDPLYPPKVSSSAISSTPVSSTPVSSISSSATVSSTSSSTPVEASSSFQSEISSSSESSSSESSVESSAESSSSETSSDASSSESSSSAASSSLGPIQTGVFLDAAVSNLGYRTQSLDGSTNELGEFNYREGETIVFFIGELEFPAVPVADIITPLDLANTDNPNNPVVINIARLLQSLDSDGDAENGISLSEAAISAARILDFTLAPEIFEQLPAVQSWLQESGGPNQSLVSTEQALAHLQATLDFIYGPGSSSSSSAIASSASSSSSVVESSSSAESSQVQSSNSSVTGGEQSSSSSQETSSSEASSEASSEIAVSSESSVTSSETSTSSVESSVANSEASSSEESSATSSEESSSSAESSVASSEVSSSVESSAISSEDSSSSVESSVASSEASSSAESSSSSEDDVWQGNAYDLFGTSTSIPQGVINLNTDNAVTMTAKGGSINTSNRKFFFAHQPVSGDFVFSARLASVTVANEGAFTVLANNQFRYGLLAVENLNAVASYPDLGRFAEIGIYTATAAPTFTGSRAYKLDVGGSTTQSRTNGTWTVGNYLRIARTGNSIHLSTSVDGEAYTAVNTSSLTDANSNPIGSDWHIGFYAASGADELTLVFDNISLETGSTASSSSSDSSAQSSSSSEVASSSSIASSVESSSSSVESSSSSSVVIIGSSSSAGSETSSSAESSVASSEGSSSTESSAVSSEASSSVESSVASSEESSSAESSAVSSEVSSSAESSVASSEESSSAESSAVSSEVSSSVESSVASSEESSSAESSVVSSEASSSAESSVASSAESSASSSEESSSSEASSSSSSAGIVNTLLPIYEDFDNVVDATSFTTNYKLLATDNQISFYHRLSGAFALAGDVNQALVLSPVRLSLGNTTPAVETTSSDSATTGELDLSEPYRISFCVLDRNSAGNLQVQIDNNTTGGGNSIHSGSTSRIYSQSISGLTVGQRVTINSSLGTPTSFVTLRVDGGGSVTIDDLWIGYQSDTSTEPAAETCIPPAPVAPAAPQVTAGDAELSVTWSAIAGATGYELVYNTIDTIDGATEYANNPVTGTSTTITGLTNDTTYYVFVRAVNTGGFSDYSVSASGTPVISSGGGEEEPSNSVLLLEDFNGATSATFFTVDYKALPENSSLPMYRAISNGSNAQFSNDQLRIVGNTIITIGAENSTNTTSGDIPAGIFDLSKPYKIVFDVIENGTGSGKIQIQIDNNTSSSGTSIHGAGSRIYDVAAASIVAGTVEINNPTKTGGVPVGTTSSHISIRSEGGAKVVVIDNFRVEYIE from the coding sequence ATGAAAATTTCAATTATCTTTGCACTTATGCTAAGTGTATTGATGGTAGGCTGTGGCGGATCAGGGTCATCTCTGGATCCTCTCTATCCGCCGAAAGTAAGCTCGTCTGCCATCAGTTCTACCCCGGTTAGCAGTACGCCAGTCTCCAGTATCTCATCCAGTGCGACTGTTAGTAGTACGTCCAGCAGCACACCGGTTGAGGCAAGCAGTTCTTTTCAAAGTGAGATTTCGTCCAGTTCTGAAAGTAGCAGCTCTGAAAGCAGTGTAGAGAGCAGCGCCGAATCCAGTTCCAGCGAAACATCCAGCGATGCCTCCAGCAGCGAATCCAGTAGCTCTGCTGCTAGTTCCAGTCTTGGTCCGATCCAGACGGGTGTCTTCCTGGATGCGGCAGTCAGCAACCTGGGTTATCGCACACAAAGCCTTGATGGTTCCACTAATGAGTTGGGTGAGTTCAATTATCGCGAAGGTGAGACGATTGTCTTCTTTATCGGTGAATTGGAATTTCCCGCCGTGCCTGTGGCAGACATTATCACTCCACTTGATTTAGCCAATACCGATAATCCCAATAATCCGGTTGTGATTAATATCGCCCGCCTGTTGCAGAGCCTCGATAGTGATGGTGATGCTGAAAACGGCATTAGTTTAAGTGAGGCCGCAATTAGTGCAGCGCGTATACTGGATTTTACCCTGGCACCGGAAATATTCGAACAACTGCCCGCGGTACAATCTTGGTTGCAAGAGTCAGGTGGTCCTAATCAATCATTGGTTAGCACTGAGCAGGCATTGGCACATTTGCAGGCAACATTGGATTTTATCTATGGCCCAGGGTCATCAAGCAGCAGTTCAGCAATTGCCAGCAGCGCATCCTCTTCCAGTAGTGTGGTTGAATCCAGTTCATCAGCAGAAAGTAGCCAGGTTCAATCTTCCAACTCCAGTGTTACCGGCGGTGAGCAAAGCTCTTCCAGTAGCCAGGAAACATCCAGCTCTGAGGCTTCATCAGAAGCGAGCAGTGAAATTGCGGTTAGTTCAGAGTCTTCGGTTACCAGTAGTGAAACTTCTACAAGTTCTGTTGAGTCATCCGTAGCGAACAGTGAAGCATCTTCAAGTGAGGAATCTTCTGCTACCAGTAGTGAGGAATCCTCAAGTTCTGCTGAATCATCTGTAGCAAGCAGTGAAGTATCATCCAGTGTGGAGTCTTCTGCTATCAGTAGCGAGGATTCTTCAAGCTCTGTTGAATCATCAGTGGCAAGCAGTGAGGCATCGTCCAGCGCAGAGTCTTCCAGCAGCTCGGAAGATGATGTGTGGCAAGGCAATGCTTATGATTTATTTGGTACCTCTACCTCTATTCCGCAAGGAGTTATTAATCTAAATACAGATAATGCGGTAACTATGACTGCTAAAGGTGGCAGCATTAATACAAGCAATCGTAAATTCTTCTTTGCTCATCAGCCGGTGAGCGGCGATTTTGTATTTAGTGCTCGCTTGGCGTCTGTGACTGTAGCTAATGAAGGTGCATTCACTGTGTTGGCAAACAACCAGTTCCGTTATGGCTTGTTGGCGGTGGAAAATCTTAATGCTGTGGCCAGTTATCCGGACTTGGGCCGATTTGCAGAAATAGGCATTTACACAGCAACAGCAGCGCCAACCTTTACCGGATCACGCGCCTACAAACTGGATGTGGGTGGTAGTACAACCCAAAGTCGCACCAATGGTACCTGGACAGTGGGTAACTATTTACGCATTGCCCGTACAGGTAATTCTATCCATTTATCTACGTCTGTTGATGGCGAGGCTTACACGGCTGTAAATACCAGTAGCCTGACTGATGCAAACAGTAATCCGATTGGTAGTGATTGGCACATTGGTTTTTATGCTGCATCAGGCGCTGATGAGTTAACGCTGGTTTTTGACAATATTTCATTGGAAACTGGCAGCACTGCATCCAGTAGCTCTTCCGATAGCTCTGCTCAATCATCCAGTAGCAGTGAAGTTGCCTCAAGCTCTAGTATCGCCTCTTCTGTGGAATCATCGAGCAGTTCAGTTGAATCTTCATCAAGCAGCAGTGTCGTTATCATAGGCTCCTCTTCCTCTGCCGGCAGCGAAACGTCTTCAAGTGCAGAATCCTCTGTCGCAAGCAGCGAGGGATCCTCAAGTACTGAATCTTCAGCAGTCAGCAGTGAAGCCTCTTCAAGTGTGGAATCTTCTGTCGCAAGCAGCGAGGAATCTTCAAGCGCTGAGTCTTCAGCGGTCAGCAGCGAAGTATCTTCAAGTGCAGAATCCTCTGTCGCAAGCAGCGAGGAATCCTCAAGCGCTGAATCTTCAGCAGTCAGCAGCGAAGTGTCTTCAAGTGTGGAATCCTCTGTCGCAAGCAGCGAGGAATCTTCAAGCGCTGAGTCTTCAGTGGTCAGCAGCGAAGCATCGTCAAGTGCAGAATCTTCTGTTGCAAGCAGCGCAGAGTCATCTGCAAGCAGTAGTGAAGAATCTTCAAGTTCTGAAGCATCTAGCAGTAGTTCTTCGGCGGGTATCGTAAATACCCTGCTACCGATATATGAAGACTTTGATAATGTGGTAGATGCAACCAGCTTTACAACGAACTACAAATTATTGGCAACTGACAACCAGATCTCTTTCTACCACAGGCTAAGTGGTGCTTTTGCCTTGGCAGGTGATGTGAACCAGGCACTGGTGTTATCACCGGTAAGGTTGTCATTGGGTAATACCACGCCTGCTGTTGAAACAACATCAAGCGATAGCGCAACAACAGGTGAGTTAGACTTGAGCGAACCCTACAGGATTTCATTCTGTGTACTGGATCGTAATAGCGCCGGTAATTTGCAGGTACAGATCGATAACAATACTACTGGTGGTGGTAACTCTATCCACTCTGGTAGTACGTCTCGCATTTACAGCCAGTCTATATCTGGGTTAACAGTGGGCCAACGAGTCACTATTAATTCTTCGCTAGGTACACCAACATCGTTTGTAACGCTGCGTGTAGATGGCGGCGGCTCAGTCACCATTGATGATCTTTGGATTGGTTATCAGTCTGATACCAGCACTGAGCCTGCAGCGGAAACCTGTATTCCACCTGCACCGGTAGCACCTGCTGCACCACAAGTGACTGCTGGTGATGCCGAACTGTCTGTAACCTGGAGCGCCATTGCCGGCGCTACCGGTTACGAGCTGGTGTATAACACAATTGACACCATTGATGGTGCAACCGAATATGCTAATAACCCGGTTACAGGTACCAGTACAACGATTACCGGTTTAACTAATGACACAACTTATTATGTGTTTGTGCGTGCAGTTAATACTGGTGGCTTCAGTGATTACAGTGTGAGTGCGAGTGGTACACCCGTTATTTCATCTGGTGGTGGGGAAGAGGAACCATCGAACAGTGTTCTATTGCTAGAAGACTTTAACGGTGCAACATCGGCGACATTTTTCACTGTCGATTATAAAGCTTTGCCAGAAAACTCTTCATTACCTATGTATAGGGCTATATCAAATGGCTCTAATGCACAATTTTCAAATGATCAATTACGCATAGTTGGCAATACAATAATTACAATTGGTGCAGAAAACTCTACAAATACTACGAGTGGAGATATACCAGCAGGTATTTTTGATTTATCAAAACCATATAAGATTGTATTTGATGTAATTGAAAATGGTACAGGCTCAGGAAAAATACAAATACAGATTGATAACAATACAAGCAGTAGTGGGACATCTATTCATGGTGCCGGCAGTAGGATTTATGATGTGGCGGCTGCAAGTATAGTAGCTGGAACGGTTGAGATTAATAACCCAACTAAAACTGGAGGGGTTCCAGTGGGAACAACATCATCTCATATAAGTATTCGATCGGAGGGCGGTGCTAAAGTTGTAGTTATTGACAATTTTAGAGTTGAATATATTGAGTAA
- a CDS encoding pectate lyase — protein sequence MHRSLISISLMAAILSACGGGSGSGGDNTPSSQASSFSSITQSVVSSSSVQSSVSSAVESSIIASSEQAESSAAEQSSSEEGAASSAEESSVSSVADSSSGGQEQSSTSSEDEHSSSSSEESASASSTSSDASESSSSAEESSAFSSEANSSVEGLVNINWLPSANAFKVGGSSTAISGSVTTNSADVTSFSITGGKFESSKEAFFYINQTVNGDFVFTANISSWGSGTRSGSDQGSVGILLCDNCENGSSSVPVSAKIGVRDTGIIHTERLSVGGTLVKTSMGNNVTPSNQLYLRITRTGNQVELAYSNDGGTSYDLVRTSSFSALSNNLRIGIYAAQGTDASNNFGVSNISLLANSQENSSSSVASSASSNQSSSQLSSTGSSNQGGQSSSTSSNQANSSSSAPYIPVDITLSQDCIDLTTNPTVNWRDTALQTDQEIVECLYQSLGRPVGYGENAMGGYDPNGNSKLTIITKNSSVTVEQQLLDALTDNVHNWIVFDKVEFANEHEIGMYRSYCNNSTVLGMLDASETECNDYWQWCTRKGFSGEANCRTEFFNKAMNNKNIPIRIPAVGSNKTLDGRMSKAYFMFSGFAIGKDSDGVPTQTSNSIIFTHLDFRGAGHVEDHYVDPDMIRSTGFSSDIWIHKNTFDTTGDSAFDVKIGAHNITISFNRLVNVKRAVLHGSSDSREINQFITTTMHHNAFVTTDDSYKLLGNTLRRVPLLRRGTTHMFNNVFVNYRKEVLSLRVGARAFLEGNVFIVNVSLKEKSSIAASLAEIQGNLFKDISGGFFRNDRNFLWFGSGTCILDDTTKTHLTATNGSVDDLSQDYNAASLSVIDGWRFEAGQDLIDYVILTAGKNGDVPFNTPLSPDRTYMEALAPTTCQ from the coding sequence ATGCATAGATCCCTTATTAGTATCAGCCTGATGGCCGCCATCTTGAGTGCCTGTGGCGGGGGCTCTGGTTCCGGTGGCGATAACACGCCATCCAGTCAGGCATCCTCCTTTTCCAGTATTACCCAAAGTGTCGTTTCAAGCTCCAGTGTCCAAAGCTCAGTCAGCAGTGCGGTTGAATCTAGCATTATTGCAAGCTCGGAGCAGGCCGAATCAAGTGCTGCTGAACAATCCAGTTCGGAAGAGGGTGCTGCAAGTAGTGCAGAGGAGAGTTCAGTGTCCAGTGTTGCAGACAGTTCCTCTGGTGGTCAGGAGCAAAGTAGTACTTCTAGTGAAGATGAACATTCTTCCAGTAGCAGTGAGGAATCTGCGAGTGCAAGTAGCACCAGTAGTGATGCATCTGAATCTTCAAGTTCGGCTGAGGAGTCTTCTGCATTCAGCAGTGAAGCTAATTCAAGTGTAGAAGGCTTGGTAAATATTAATTGGCTGCCCTCTGCCAATGCCTTCAAAGTGGGTGGTAGTTCGACAGCGATTAGTGGTTCAGTTACAACCAACAGTGCGGATGTCACCAGTTTTAGTATCACAGGTGGTAAATTTGAAAGCAGTAAAGAAGCTTTCTTTTATATTAACCAAACAGTGAACGGTGATTTTGTTTTTACTGCCAACATCAGTAGTTGGGGAAGTGGTACTCGCAGTGGTTCGGATCAGGGTTCCGTCGGTATTTTGCTGTGTGATAACTGTGAAAATGGTTCATCGTCTGTACCGGTATCAGCAAAAATAGGTGTGCGTGATACCGGGATTATCCATACCGAACGTCTGAGTGTTGGTGGTACGCTGGTTAAAACCAGCATGGGTAACAATGTTACGCCTTCCAATCAATTGTATCTGCGTATAACCCGTACCGGTAATCAAGTAGAGTTGGCTTATTCGAATGATGGTGGTACCAGTTACGATTTGGTACGCACTTCCAGTTTTAGTGCACTATCGAATAACCTGCGCATTGGTATTTATGCTGCCCAGGGTACTGATGCCAGTAATAACTTTGGTGTGAGTAACATCAGTTTGCTGGCTAACAGCCAGGAAAATTCATCATCCAGTGTCGCCAGCAGTGCGTCCAGTAATCAAAGTAGCAGTCAGTTATCGTCGACCGGGTCCAGTAATCAGGGAGGCCAGTCGTCTAGTACAAGTTCCAATCAGGCTAATTCCTCTTCCAGTGCACCTTATATCCCGGTAGACATTACCCTGAGCCAGGATTGTATTGATTTGACGACTAACCCAACTGTGAACTGGCGCGATACTGCCTTGCAAACTGATCAGGAGATTGTGGAGTGTTTGTATCAGTCGCTAGGTCGCCCGGTCGGTTATGGCGAAAATGCCATGGGGGGTTATGATCCCAATGGCAATAGTAAACTGACGATTATTACCAAGAACAGTTCTGTTACTGTTGAACAACAGTTACTTGATGCACTGACGGATAACGTTCACAACTGGATTGTGTTTGACAAAGTGGAATTTGCCAATGAACATGAAATTGGTATGTACCGCAGTTATTGTAACAACAGTACAGTACTAGGCATGCTGGATGCGAGTGAAACGGAGTGTAATGATTACTGGCAGTGGTGCACACGCAAAGGTTTTAGCGGAGAAGCTAACTGTCGCACGGAGTTTTTTAATAAAGCAATGAACAATAAAAATATCCCCATTCGTATTCCCGCTGTAGGCTCTAATAAAACCCTGGATGGTCGTATGAGCAAGGCTTATTTTATGTTCAGTGGTTTTGCGATTGGTAAAGATTCCGATGGTGTGCCTACCCAGACATCCAATAGCATCATTTTTACGCATCTGGATTTCCGCGGTGCTGGTCATGTGGAAGATCACTATGTTGATCCTGATATGATTCGCTCTACGGGGTTCTCCAGTGATATCTGGATCCATAAGAATACCTTTGATACCACGGGTGACTCAGCATTTGATGTCAAGATTGGTGCGCACAATATCACCATATCATTTAACCGGCTGGTGAATGTGAAGCGTGCTGTATTGCATGGTTCCAGCGATAGTCGAGAGATTAATCAATTTATCACGACGACTATGCATCACAACGCGTTTGTCACCACCGATGATAGTTATAAGTTGTTGGGTAATACCTTGCGCAGGGTGCCATTATTGCGTCGTGGTACCACGCATATGTTTAACAACGTATTTGTCAATTATCGCAAAGAGGTACTGAGCCTGCGTGTTGGTGCCCGTGCTTTCCTGGAGGGCAATGTATTTATTGTTAATGTCAGCCTGAAGGAGAAAAGCTCTATTGCTGCTTCACTGGCGGAGATACAAGGTAACTTGTTCAAGGATATCAGTGGCGGATTTTTCCGCAATGATCGGAACTTCCTGTGGTTCGGCAGTGGCACTTGCATTCTGGATGACACTACGAAAACCCATTTAACTGCAACCAATGGCTCAGTGGATGATTTGTCACAGGACTATAATGCAGCATCACTGAGTGTGATTGATGGCTGGCGTTTTGAGGCAGGTCAGGATTTGATTGATTATGTAATCCTGACGGCGGGTAAAAATGGTGATGTACCTTTTAACACCCCCTTATCTCCAGACCGGACCTATATGGAAGCTTTGGCGCCAACAACCTGCCAATAA
- a CDS encoding pectate lyase — MKTSLQAAAWLLGTGLFCATGLHAQTLGSNLSLTGPGAGADGSGFSDTKLVRDGSINTYTQASGTVNQRVSVKWSSAQTFNTVILRESGNRITNWQLVNNDTGAVLATGTGIGAARTVNLGSVSMKKINLIANGSSPLQMAEIEVYNATSTASSSSATGGTSSAANSSAAAGGVNLTGSAGNGQVALNWTVTPAINAQEIYIDTDSDPAGRTRIASPGTSVRTYTATGLNNGTNYWFWVKYRTTDGVWHNSNAFSATPVGGTTSSSSSSSSSATSSTPSGGTGLMSCSQANTVRGFAALGGGTTGGEGGTTVTVTTGAQLVAALATKKNNPTPLKIYVNGTITPANSGGANQFDVKDMANVSILGVGSNALFDGIGINIVRANNIIVRNVKIRYNRIGQKDAVSIQGTSKNVWIDHNEFHNSLDVNKDYYDELVSGKNQIDNITISYNYLHDSWKTSLWGSGDSDSYDRRVTFVGNRLENVNSRLPLFRFGQAHVYNNYYLNVLETGINSRMGARIRIEGNYFENVKNPILSKDSSQIGYWDLGNSDTNAYVNVNWEPSTCSGESACVVAGPGVSSTVNYTPPYSYSVMTATAAKTHVLNNAGVGKLSGCL; from the coding sequence ATGAAAACCTCACTACAGGCAGCTGCATGGCTGTTAGGTACCGGTTTGTTTTGTGCAACCGGTTTGCATGCCCAAACCCTGGGTTCCAACTTATCCCTGACCGGCCCTGGTGCCGGTGCAGATGGTTCCGGTTTTAGTGATACCAAGCTGGTGCGCGATGGCAGTATCAATACCTATACCCAGGCCAGCGGTACCGTAAACCAACGTGTTTCAGTCAAGTGGAGCAGTGCCCAAACCTTTAACACGGTGATTTTGCGTGAGTCGGGTAACCGTATTACCAATTGGCAGCTCGTTAACAACGACACAGGTGCTGTCCTGGCGACAGGAACCGGGATCGGTGCTGCGCGCACTGTTAACCTGGGCTCTGTGTCCATGAAAAAAATCAATCTGATTGCAAATGGTAGTTCACCATTGCAAATGGCAGAGATTGAAGTTTATAACGCAACCTCTACGGCATCTTCATCCAGTGCCACAGGTGGTACCAGCTCTGCTGCCAACAGCAGTGCAGCTGCAGGGGGCGTTAACCTGACGGGTTCGGCAGGGAACGGGCAGGTAGCACTTAACTGGACCGTGACTCCGGCAATTAATGCACAGGAAATTTATATAGATACAGATTCTGATCCTGCAGGTCGTACACGTATTGCATCACCAGGTACTAGTGTGCGCACTTATACAGCGACAGGCTTGAATAACGGAACTAATTATTGGTTCTGGGTGAAATACCGTACTACCGATGGTGTGTGGCATAACTCCAATGCGTTTAGCGCAACCCCGGTGGGTGGTACAACCAGCTCTTCTTCCTCTTCATCCAGTTCGGCTACAAGCAGTACGCCGTCTGGTGGTACAGGTTTGATGTCCTGCAGCCAGGCGAATACGGTGCGCGGTTTTGCGGCGCTGGGTGGCGGAACTACCGGTGGTGAAGGTGGTACTACGGTGACGGTGACAACCGGTGCGCAATTGGTGGCAGCATTGGCAACCAAGAAGAACAATCCAACACCGCTCAAGATTTATGTGAATGGCACTATTACACCGGCGAACAGTGGAGGCGCCAACCAGTTTGATGTGAAGGATATGGCGAATGTGTCCATTCTCGGTGTGGGTAGCAATGCGCTCTTTGACGGGATAGGCATCAATATTGTGCGCGCTAATAACATCATCGTGCGCAATGTGAAGATCCGTTATAACCGCATTGGCCAGAAGGATGCGGTTAGTATCCAGGGTACTTCCAAGAATGTCTGGATTGACCACAATGAGTTTCACAATAGCCTTGACGTCAATAAGGATTATTATGATGAGCTGGTCAGTGGCAAAAACCAGATTGATAACATCACCATTTCCTACAACTATTTGCATGACAGCTGGAAGACATCGCTGTGGGGCTCCGGTGATAGCGATAGCTATGATCGCCGTGTGACCTTTGTCGGTAACCGCCTGGAAAATGTGAATTCACGTCTGCCCCTGTTCCGTTTTGGTCAGGCACATGTCTACAACAACTATTACCTGAATGTGCTTGAAACCGGAATCAATTCACGTATGGGCGCGCGCATTCGTATCGAAGGCAATTATTTCGAAAATGTAAAAAACCCGATCCTCAGCAAGGACAGTTCACAAATTGGCTATTGGGATCTTGGCAACAGTGATACCAATGCCTATGTAAATGTGAATTGGGAACCTTCGACCTGTAGTGGCGAATCCGCTTGTGTGGTTGCAGGGCCGGGCGTCAGTTCAACAGTTAACTACACTCCACCTTATTCTTACTCGGTAATGACCGCTACGGCGGCAAAAACGCACGTATTGAATAACGCGGGTGTGGGTAAGTTGAGCGGTTGCTTATAG